GTGTTCTTAAGTTATTAGTCCGGGGATTCGGTGTGTGTTCATACTATGAAGGACTGCAGAGTCGATGCATGCCATCAAGTAAACATTTATCAGTAAgaatgtgcatatttatttgttttgtgtgtgtgtgtctgtcttgtgTGTCCACAGGATAACCAGTGTGTAGATTTGCTAGGCTGGGTGGTCCAAAGGATCCCTGTACCAGATGACCTTTCCAGGATCTGAAAAATGATCCACAACCTAAAGTTAGTGACCAAAACCTGTTATTTCACTTTAGCGCTGTAAAAACATGCCATAAATGACCAGCTTCTCTTTTCTAAGAACcctaaaataaacatttgaaatctattttttttttttttttaaatatttgtaatgggtgaaaaacatttccagaaaaagaatgaaacattGAAAAATTTCTAGTACTAGATTACagaaaatactggaaaaaaaataagtttttttctgtaatgaaaaactgcaatattGAGCAGATCTTACCATCTTGAAGTCTTCTGCTGACAGTATCCCATTCTGAAAAAAGATCATAATTTGTACTCATGATTCCATTATGCACATGTAGGGTTGCTTCAATATCCTTCActaacaaagtgaaaaacaacTTAGCTAAAAGACAgtaagcaagcaaaaaaaaaaaaaaaaaaaaaaaacttagctgAAGATAAATGAGGctgaataattgaaaaaaagcTTATTTAATCATTGCATTCTTCCATTATCATGTTACCATTTATGTTTGTCAGAAAGCTATATTATCTCCGAGTAGgcagaattcatttttttttttttaaaacttaacttcaaaataaattcaaagtcTGTTAAGAGTGAATGTACAACTAAAGATGGCAACTACTGCAATAATGCAGCATGGGAACACCCTGTCTGGTGAAGTTGAACACTCCACTGTTACTTGTATCAGCAAAGCTCTGAAACCAAGAAACAACTCAGACCGGACAAACATTCTAGCTGAAACTATGTTTTAAAGCTCGAGTAAGAGTAACAGCAGAGTAGCACGGGAAGATGAAGCCCAAAAACTCCAGCTCTTACCTTGAACATGGTACTGCACTGCCTCCACCAGATGAGGGCAGACAAGCAACAGGTTGTTCTGGCTCTCGCCCTCCAACCGACAGCGGGTGACTGAGGGTATAGGCAAGGTGGGGGCTGATCTATCAGAATCCTTCCCTGAGATAGGGGGCAGGCTTTCAGCAGGGTCAACCGGGGAGCTCCCAAAAGATGGAACCAGACGCATCCCTAGGGAAGGGCCATTTTGTTTTGGAGATTGGGACTCGGAGTTTTCCAGGTTCTGTGGGGTGTCGCTGATGAAACTGAGACCCCACTGGTTCTGCAGCAATACCCCGATACCAGGAGGATCTTCCATTACAACCCCCACTCCACCCCGTTTCACCTTGGAGGCATAGCTGACAGCTGGCTGCAGCTTGGCGGGACTGTCCTGTACTGGGAATGCAGGTGGCGGCTTCAATAGTGACAAACTGTCCTCCACccatctctccttctctctctgagCCTTATCGGCCGCCCGGCCAACCCTGGATGTCTCTTTGCGAAAGTTTCTGCCCTGGGCCGGGCCTCTGCGATCTCTATCCCGGTCTGAAGTAAATGTGTGAGTGTaagggtgtctgtgtgtgtggttctcaGAAGCAGGACTGTGACAAGTGTCCCGGCCAACTCGTCCTCCgccacctccacctcccccacAGTTGCCGGACCCAGGGGAGAGCCTTCGGTTTCTGATCTGTGATTCAGGGTTAGGGGTTGACACCAGGCCAGCCGTATCACACAGGGGATCCGTTTCACAAACAGTGCTACTGGCCTCCCAATTACCTGTGAAAGGATGTATGGGATTATTACAGTTATACCATCCCCTTAACTGTCTATTAGATCAGTATCACACATTTTGAATTTAAGTATTCCACAATCTGTAGAGGGGTACAGGCACTAAGGTTTTGTAAGTTCCTGCAGCTATCCAGATGTGacacatctgaaaaaataaGGTTGAAGACATTGAGGTTTCGGTGATCCACAAAAGTCTATTGTGTTATTTAAAAAGGAGATGGCAAGTATCCACATCCAATGTGAGGATAGTTGCATATTTACAGTGatgcaaaaaaaggcaaagatgCACTCACCACAGATTCTCAATACAAACGTTATATAAACACCAATATCAGAAGTTGGAGATTGGTAGTTTACCCAACGTATCaaatccaacttttttttttttttaaaccaaacttGCAATGACACCACTAATTTACCGATTAAAACTAAGAAATTTAAACATAAGTTGGCaacaggcagcatggtggtttGAACCATGCCTtctgacttaaaaaaaaataataataataaaaaaaaaaacttgggtttgaatcccactcaaaCTGTCTCACCCctcagtaaggtacttacctttgAATGActcagtgcaaaaaaatttgtaataaatgggtaaataatggtcaATAAATTACTAAGTAAAATTCTAGATCAAATGGATACACTGCTTTTATACTAAGTACAACCACATAAAAAGTCTGACAACCAAACATGCCAGATCAATTAGCTGGCTACCACTTGTAGAGCAAAAGGAGAGGGATACAACTATGTCATACAATGTTCCATGATCATTTCAgctatgttttaaatgtatttattaaccTATACAAGAGATTTTCTGCAATATAATGACTTCCCCCTTTCACTGagaactgctaaatctctcAGCTTTCAAGAGGAATCTCAAAAGGCCTCGTTCAGACTTATTTGTCCCACAATCTCCTATTCACTcaaacatgctgtttttttttttttttattaaaaatctgTATGGAGCAATCTGTTTAACGTATGctggtttatacagtggtatgaGCCAAACAATATGCCCAAGAACCACATTTCTGCATCTAGagctctccttctgttgatgtgatgaaCTTTTGAATTGTTCCCTGAgatgtgtgctgctttggagaaaactgataaatgaataaatgtcaatgtaagcTGGCTGGAATGAGGTTCACCcaaccattcaaaaaaaaaaaaaacacacacaccttatatTTTGAAGGGTTGCTATCCACCCACAACCTAAATTCCTTCTTATGAAGTTATGGAATGCAGGCTGATCACTCTTAAATACTTgccaagaaaatgtattttattgtcatATTCTACACCTGCGATTCCCTCTGTAAAGAAATGGATACGCAGCGTGTTGTACCGTCTTCTATCAGAAAAATGAACACTGAACTTCCTAATAATTCAAATGAGTTCTGGAGCATTTGGAGAGCTCTGGATACGCCATAGTGCCACGTGACCACACGTATGAAATACTAACTTGTTGTACATGATGTCTTTACATTTCCGCGGCGTACTGTTTGTCTCTATGATCCACTGATATTCTGTTAAGTATTGTTTTAAGTGTGCTTGGGATTAACGATCAATAATTGACACAAAAGCGCGCTGGTTGCGGACAGCAGAGAAACGTCGTGTGGCTATTTTGGTCCAGACTCGTAGGCTAGGAGTGTATTGTCGTGGTTACCCCGAACTGAGCACCGGCCAAGAAGAGCTCCTCTTACTACCCCGGTCGGTTCCCGTCAAGTACGCGTGAGTCGTGACTGCGAGGCCGTCAAAAAGGACTGGAAAAGACACAACCGCCCGTGGCATTGCGGCAATCAATCACGATGTCCCCTCGCCTCGGTCTCGCGGCGCTGCGCTCATGATTAGCACGGTGGCTAACAAGACTTCGAGACACTTCAGGAGTCTGAGTTCTAGAAAAAAGCCGGGGAACCCGCTCAAGAGCCTACGTGTTCTTGGTcggtgtt
Above is a genomic segment from Scleropages formosus chromosome 5, fSclFor1.1, whole genome shotgun sequence containing:
- the LOC108935943 gene encoding uncharacterized protein LOC108935943 translates to MHIKTGNWEASSTVCETDPLCDTAGLVSTPNPESQIRNRRLSPGSGNCGGGGGGGGRVGRDTCHSPASENHTHRHPYTHTFTSDRDRDRRGPAQGRNFRKETSRVGRAADKAQREKERWVEDSLSLLKPPPAFPVQDSPAKLQPAVSYASKVKRGGVGVVMEDPPGIGVLLQNQWGLSFISDTPQNLENSESQSPKQNGPSLGMRLVPSFGSSPVDPAESLPPISGKDSDRSAPTLPIPSVTRCRLEGESQNNLLLVCPHLVEAVQYHVQEWDTVSRRLQDDPGKVIWYRDPLDHPA